The genomic segment CGACTGGACGGGCAGCGACCGCGACCGGCCCCTGATCGGGAAGGGCCGCAAGCAGGCCGACCGGCTGGCCGGCGCCCTGCGCCGGGAGGAGCCGGTGCTGGTCGCGGCCAGCCCCTGGCTGCGCTGCCGCCAGACGGCCGCTCCGCTGGCCGCGGCCGTGGGCCTCCAGGTCGAGCTGGACGACCGGCTCGGCTACGACGCCCCCGACCTGGCCGCCTGGGTCCGGACGGTCGTCCGTGAGCACCCCGGCCACGCCGTGGTCGGGGTCAGCCACGGCGACCTGATCCCCATGTACCTGTTCCAGACCGGCCTGGTCGACGGGTTCCCCGAGTTCCGCACCGGCTCGCTGTTCCGGCTCGAGGCCAGCCGGGGCCGGGTCACGGGAGTCGAGCTGGTCGACCGCAAGGCACTCAAGCGGCAGCTGGAGGGCTCCTCCTGAGGGATGCCGAGGCGGCGGCCGCGGGCGTCCCGTACGATGAGCGGCCCATGCAGACCAGGGCAAGCACCCCGACCGACCTCGCCGTGCCCGGCGACGGGATCCGCCTGCACGCCCGCGACTGGGGCGGGACCGGGCAGGCGGTCGTGCTGCTGCACGGGCTCGCGTCCAACGCCCGCATCTGGGACGGGGTCGCGCCCCGGCTGACCGGCGCCGGCCTGCGGGTGGTGGCCCTCGACCAGCGCGGCCACGGCGCCTCCGACCAGCCCGCCTCCGGCTACGACTTCGGGACCCTGGTCCGCGACCTCGACGCCGCCCTGGCCGCCCTCGAGCTGGAGCGGCCGGTGCTGGTCGGGCACTCGTGGGGGGCGAACGTCGCCCTCCAGCACGCCGCCGGCCGGCCGGGGACGCTGGCCGGCCTGGTTCTGGTCGACGGCGGCCTGGCCAGCGTGGCCGCGTGGGCGGGCGCGACCCGGGAGGAGGCCCGCCGCGCCATGGCCCCGCCCCGGTTCGCGGTCCCGCTGGCCGACTGGCTGGCCAGGGCCGGGCGCTTCGACCCCGGGGGGCCGGACGGCCAGCCCTGGGTCCGGGAGTACCTGCGGGCCGGGGTCGAGGTCGACGACCACGACGTGGCCCGCTCCCGGTTCCGCTTCGACAACCACATGCAGGTCGTCGACGCGCTCTGGGACCAGCGGCCCGAGGCCCTGTTCCCGCTGGTCGGCTGCCCGGTGCTGCTCTGCCCGGCCGACGACCCGGCCGGCGGCGACCTGGCCGGGGTCAAGCGGGACGCCGTCGGCCGGGCCCTCGCCCTGTTCCCATCCGCCACCGTCACCTGGTTCGAGGACACGATGCACGACATCCCACTGCAGCGGCCGGCCGAGCTGGCCGCGGAGCTGGCCCGCTTCGCCGACCACGCCAAGGGGGTGGCCGGCAATGGGTGATCTGGTCAGCCTCGGCGTCATGGGCATCCGCGGCTCCTTTTCGGAGGAGGCGGCGCTGGAGTACGCCCGCGACAACAACCTCGGCGACGTCGAGATCGTCGAGCTCCTCACCACCGAGAAGGTGCTGCGGGCGGTGGAGGCGGGCGAGGTCGACATCGGCATCTTCGCCCTGGAGAACTCCAACGGCGGGGTCGTCTACGAGAGCGTCTACGCGATGGCCGCCCACCGGTTCCGGGTGGTGGACCTGTTCGAGATCGACGTCAACCACACCCTGCTGGTCCATCCCGGCCTGCCCGGTCGGGAGGGCATCGAGCGGATCGCCTCCCACCAGCAGGCCATCCGCCAGTGCCGCATGTGGCTGCGCCACCACTTCCCCACCACCCTGGTCACCGAGGAGCCCGACACCGCCGAGGCGGCCCGCATGCTGGCCACCGGCGAGCTCCCGGTGTCCACGGCCGTGATCGCGGCCGAGCGCTGCGCCGAGCTGTTCGGCCTGCGGGTCCTTGAGCGGCGCATCCAGGACCTCAAGTTCAACTTCACCACCTTCGTGGCGGCGGGCCCACGGACGAGCTGAGTCCGGAGGGGTTCGGGGAACCCCAGGGGGGTGTCCCGATGGATGAGGAGGCCAGGCGGCGGGTGTCGCTGGCCGTCCGCGCCGGCGAGGCGGTGACCGACCCGGCCGACGCCCCCGCCGCGGTCGAGCTGGCCCGCCTGGCCCAGCGCCGCCTGGAGGACCGCACCGTCCCGAGCGCGCTCCGCATCAGCGCCGGGGCCGTGCTGGCCTGGCTGCTCCTGGTCGCCCTCCCGGTGACCATCGGCACCGGCGTCCACCTGGCCGCCCTGGTCGCCGGTCTCGGCGTCGGCCTGCTGCTGTTCAGCGTGATCCTGCTCCTCGGCCGCCGCCAGCTCCGCCTGGCCCGCCGTGCCGAGCAGCGCAACCTCCGCCTCCTGGAGGGTGACGGCGCCTAGCGGGCCGCGGCCTACGGCGCCTCGCGCAGGGCCTTGGCCACCTCGGGCCTGGCGAGCTCCTCGAAGGTGTAGGCGGCCGCCCGGACTCCCCGGTAGTAGTTGGCCAGGAGCAGGCGCTCGTTGGGGGCGTGGATGCGGTCGGTGGGGAGCATGACCCCCAGGTAGACGCAGGCCGCCCCGAGGGAGTCGGTCAGGGCCCGCTCCGGGCCCGACCCGCCCTCGCGGACCAGCAGTGGCTCCTTGCCGAACGCCCGGGCCACCGCCCGGGCCGCGGCGCGGTTGCCGGGGTGGTCGAGCGGGGTCAGGGCCGGCTTGACCCCCCCGAACGAGCGGACCGAGACCTCGGCGTGGGCCGGCGCCCGGTCGCGCACCCAGCGCTCGAACAGCGGCTCCAGCCGGGCCGGCTCCTGGTCGGCGACCAGCCGGAACGACACCTTGGCGTGGGCCTCGGCCGGGATGATGGTCTTGGAGCCGACCCCGGTGAAGCCGCCCCAGATGCCGTTGACGTCGGCCGTTGGCCGGCCCGACATCCGCTCCAGCGGCGTGAACCCCTCCTCGCCGGGCAGGGCGCCGACCCCGGCCATGGCCTTGAGCTCCTCGGGGTCGAACGGCACGGCGGCGAGGTTGGCCCGCTCCTCCTCGGTCAGGTCGACCACGTCGTCGTACCAGCCGGGAATGGCGATGCGGCCGCTGGCGTCCTTGAGGCCGGCCAGCAGCTCGACCAGCTCGGCGGCGGCGTTGGGGACCGCGCCCCCGAACGAGCCCGAGTGCAGGTCGGCCGGGGCGGTGCGCAGGTCGACCTGGAAGTAGATGAGCCCCCGCATGGCCGTGACCAGCGACGGCACGTCCTCGGCGACCATCCCGGTGTCGGAGACGAGGATCAGGTCGCAGGCCAGCCGGTCGCCGTGCTCGGCCAGGAAGGCGTCGATGGTGGGCGAGCCCGACTCCTCCTCCCCCTCGACGAAGAACTTGACGTTCACCGGCAGGCGGCCGTCGGCGGCCAGCAGGTGCCGGATGGCCGAGACCTGGAAGTGGATCTGGCCCTTGTCGTCGGAGGCGCCGCGGGCGTGCAGGCAGCCGTCGCGCACGGTCGGCTGGAACGGCGGGGTCGTCCACTCGTCCAGCGGGTCGGCCGGCTGGACGTCGTGGTGGCCGTAGATGGTGACCGTCGGCGCCCCGGTCCCGGCCCCGAGCCACTCGCCGTAGACGGCCGGCTGGCCGCCGTCGGCGGCCAGGACCTCGGTGTCGAGCCCGGCCGCCTCCATCAGCCCGGCCAGGTGCTCGGCCGAGCGGCGCACGTCGGCCGCGTGCTCGGGGTCGGCGGAGATCGAGGGGATGGCGCACCACTCGGCCAGCTCGGCCACGAGCCCGTCCGCCTCGGCCTGGACGAAGGCGTCGATGTCAGCCACACGGATCTCCTGGGGAAGCACGCTGAAGTGGACCAGACGGCGACAGGAGGCTACCAGAGGCACCCCGGTCCGGGTCGGGTCGCTGCCGGTCCGTCCGGTTGGCCCTATCCTGCTGGGATGCTGCCTACGGTACGGATCGGCATGGTCGGGGCGGGCGCGGTCGCGGCCCGCCACGTGCGGACGCTGCTGGCCATGGACGGGGTCGAGGTGGCCGCGGTCGCCGACCCGGCCCTGGAGCGGGCCAAGGAGCTGGCCGGTGAGGCCGGCGCGGCCACCTACCCCAACCACATGGAGCTGCTG from the Actinomycetota bacterium genome contains:
- a CDS encoding phosphoglycerate mutase family protein: MATTLVFLVRHAKAADRFDWTGSDRDRPLIGKGRKQADRLAGALRREEPVLVAASPWLRCRQTAAPLAAAVGLQVELDDRLGYDAPDLAAWVRTVVREHPGHAVVGVSHGDLIPMYLFQTGLVDGFPEFRTGSLFRLEASRGRVTGVELVDRKALKRQLEGSS
- a CDS encoding alpha/beta hydrolase, coding for MQTRASTPTDLAVPGDGIRLHARDWGGTGQAVVLLHGLASNARIWDGVAPRLTGAGLRVVALDQRGHGASDQPASGYDFGTLVRDLDAALAALELERPVLVGHSWGANVALQHAAGRPGTLAGLVLVDGGLASVAAWAGATREEARRAMAPPRFAVPLADWLARAGRFDPGGPDGQPWVREYLRAGVEVDDHDVARSRFRFDNHMQVVDALWDQRPEALFPLVGCPVLLCPADDPAGGDLAGVKRDAVGRALALFPSATVTWFEDTMHDIPLQRPAELAAELARFADHAKGVAGNG
- a CDS encoding prephenate dehydratase domain-containing protein → MGDLVSLGVMGIRGSFSEEAALEYARDNNLGDVEIVELLTTEKVLRAVEAGEVDIGIFALENSNGGVVYESVYAMAAHRFRVVDLFEIDVNHTLLVHPGLPGREGIERIASHQQAIRQCRMWLRHHFPTTLVTEEPDTAEAARMLATGELPVSTAVIAAERCAELFGLRVLERRIQDLKFNFTTFVAAGPRTS
- a CDS encoding dipeptidase encodes the protein MADIDAFVQAEADGLVAELAEWCAIPSISADPEHAADVRRSAEHLAGLMEAAGLDTEVLAADGGQPAVYGEWLGAGTGAPTVTIYGHHDVQPADPLDEWTTPPFQPTVRDGCLHARGASDDKGQIHFQVSAIRHLLAADGRLPVNVKFFVEGEEESGSPTIDAFLAEHGDRLACDLILVSDTGMVAEDVPSLVTAMRGLIYFQVDLRTAPADLHSGSFGGAVPNAAAELVELLAGLKDASGRIAIPGWYDDVVDLTEEERANLAAVPFDPEELKAMAGVGALPGEEGFTPLERMSGRPTADVNGIWGGFTGVGSKTIIPAEAHAKVSFRLVADQEPARLEPLFERWVRDRAPAHAEVSVRSFGGVKPALTPLDHPGNRAAARAVARAFGKEPLLVREGGSGPERALTDSLGAACVYLGVMLPTDRIHAPNERLLLANYYRGVRAAAYTFEELARPEVAKALREAP